One genomic segment of Balaenoptera musculus isolate JJ_BM4_2016_0621 chromosome 11, mBalMus1.pri.v3, whole genome shotgun sequence includes these proteins:
- the RBM15B gene encoding putative RNA-binding protein 15B, translating into MKRQSERDSSPSGRGSSSSAKRPREREREAEAGGRRAAHKASGGAKHPVPTRARDKPRGSGGGGGGHRDGRGAGDANHRASSGRSSGSGAGGGGRGAKASGDPGASGASPRASPLPPPPPPPGAEPAGPGSSAAAPEYKTLLISSLSPALPAEHLEDRLFHQFKRFGEISLRLSHTPELGRVAYVNFRHPQDAREARQHALARQLLLYDRPLKVEPVYLRGGGGGGSSRRSSSSSAAASTPPPGPPAPADPLGYLPLHGGYQYKQRSLSPVAAPPLREPRARHAAAAFALDAAAAAAAVGLSRERALDYYGLYDDRGRPYGYPAVCEEDLMPEDDQRATRNLFIGNLDHSVSEVELRRAFEKYGIIEEVVIKRPARGQGGAYAFLKFQNLDMAHRAKVAMSGRVIGRNPIKIGYGKANPTTRLWVGGLGPNTSLAALAREFDRFGSIRTIDHVKGDSFAYIQYESLDAAQAACAKMRGFPLGGPDRRLRVDFAKAEETRYPQQYQPSPLPVHYELLPDGYTRHRNLDADLRVRDRTPPHLLYSDRDRTFLEGDWTSPSKSSDRRNSLEGYSRSVRSRSGERWGGDGDRGLPKPWEDRRKRRSLSSDRGRTTHSPYEERSRTKGAGQLVDRGSDRTPERSRKENHSSEGTKESSSNSLSNSRHGAEERSHHHHHEAPDSSHGKKTRESERNHRTTEAEPKPLEEPKHETKKLKNLSEYAQTLQLGWNGLLVLKNSCFPTSMHILEGDLGVISSLLKDHTSGSKLTQLKIAQRLRLDQPKLDEVTRRIKQGSPNGYAVLLATQATPSGPGTEGMPTVEPGLQRRLLRNLVSYLKQKQAAGVISLPVGGSKGRDSTGMLYAFPPCDFSQQYLQSALRTLGKLEEEHMVIVIVRDTA; encoded by the coding sequence ATGAAGAGGCAGAGCGAGCGAGACTCGAGCCCGAGCGGGCGCGGCTCGTCATCGTCGGCCAAGCGGCCGCGGGAGCGCGAACGGGAGGCggaggcgggcgggcggcgggcggcgcaCAAGGCCTCGGGCGGCGCCAAGCACCCCGTTCCAACGCGGGCCCGCGACAAACCCCGCGGTAgcgggggcggcggcggtggACATCGCGACGGCCGCGGCGCCGGGGACGCGAATCACCGTGCGAGCAGCGGCCGATCCTCAGGCTCGGGCGCCGGCGGCGGGGGACGCGGTGCCAAGGCCTCGGGGGACCCGGGCGCTTCGGGCGCTTCGCCCCGCGCGTCTCCACTACCGCCACCTCCGCCGCCGCCCGGGGCCGAGCCCGCGGGTCCCGGCTCATCAGCAGCCGCACCCGAATACAAGACGCTGCTCATCAGCAGCCTGAGTCCCGCGCTGCCCGCCGAGCACCTCGAAGACCGGCTCTTCCACCAGTTCAAGCGCTTCGGCGAGATTAGTCTGCGCCTGTCGCACACGCCTGAGCTGGGCCGCGTGGCCTACGTGAACTTCCGGCACCCCCAGGACGCGCGCGAGGCCCGCCAGCACGCCCTGGCCCGCCAGCTGCTGCTCTACGATCGTCCGCTCAAGGTGGAGCCCGTGTACCTgcgcggtggcggcggcggcgggagcagCCGgcgaagcagcagcagcagcgcggCCGCCTCCACGCCGCCCCCGGGGCCACCCGCGCCCGCCGATCCGCTCGGCTACCTCCCGCTGCACGGCGGCTACCAGTACAAGCAGCGTTCGCTGTCCCCGGTTGCCGCCCCGCCACTGCGGGAGCCCCGCGCCCGCCACGCCGCTGCAGCCTTTGCCCTGGatgctgccgccgccgctgccgccgtaGGACTATCCCGGGAGCGGGCCCTGGACTACTATGGGCTGTACGACGACCGCGGGCGACCCTATGGCTACCCGGCGGTGTGCGAGGAGGACCTGATGCCTGAGGACGACCAACGGGCCACGCGCAACCTCTTCATCGGGAACCTGGACCACAGCGTGTCAGAGGTGGAGCTGCGACGGGCTTTCGAGAAGTACGGCATCATTGAGGAGGTGGTCATCAAGAGACCCGCCCGTGGTCAGGGCGGTGCGTATGCCTTCCTCAAATTCCAGAACCTGGACATGGCCCACAGGGCTAAGGTGGCCATGTCGGGTCGGGTGATTGGCCGCAACCCCATTAAGATAGGATATGGCAAGGCCAACCCCACTACTCGCCTCTGGGTGGGTGGCCTGGGACCTAACACCTCACTGGCGGCTCTGGCCCGGGAGTTTGACCGCTTTGGGAGCATTCGGACCATTGATCATGTCAAAGGAGATAGCTTTGCCTACATCCAGTACGAAAGCTTGGACGCAGCCCAGGCCGCCTGTGCTAAGATGAGGGGCTTTCCCTTGGGAGGTCCAGACCGCAGGCTGCGGGTGGATTTTGCCAAAGCAGAGGAGACTCGGTATCCCCAGCAGTaccagccctcccccctccctgtgcATTACGAGCTGCTCCCAGATGGATATACCAGGCACCGAAACCTGGATGCCGACCTGCGGGTGAGGGATAGGACCCCCCCACACCTCCTGTACTCAGACCGAGACCGGACCTTTTTGGAAGGGGACTGGACCAGCCCCAGTAAAAGCTCTGACCGCCGAAACAGCCTCGAGGGCTACAGCCGCTCAGTGCGCAGCCGGAGTGGTGAGCgctggggaggagatggggaccGGGGCCTGCCCAAGCCCTGGGAGGACAGGCGGAAGCGCCGGAGCCTTTCCAGTGATCGTGGGAGGACAACCCACTCCCCTTATGAGGAACGGAGCAGGACCAAGGGTGCTGGGCAGCTTGTGGACCGAGGCTCTGACCGCACCCCTGAGCGCAGTCGCAAGGAAAACCATTCCAGTGAAGGGACCAAGGAATCGAGCAGCAACTCCCTCAGCAACAGCAGACACGGTGCTGAGGAGCGgagccaccaccaccatcacgaGGCTCCAGACTCTTCCCACGGGAAGAAGACACGGGAGAGCGAGCGCAATCATCGGACCACTGAGGCTGAGCCCAAGCCTCTTGAAGAGCCAAAACACGAGACCAAAAAGCTCAAGAATCTTTCAGAGTATGCCCAGACACTGCAGCTAGGTTGGAATGGGCTTCTAGTGTTGAAAAATAGCTGCTTCCCGACATCTATGCACATCCTAGAGGGGGACCTAGGGGTTATCAGCAGTCTCCTCAAAGACCACACTTCTGGGAGTAAGCTGACCCAGCTGAAGATTGCCCAGCGCCTTCGACTGGACCAGCCCAAGCTCGATGAGGTCACACGACGCATCAAGCAGGGGAGTCCCAATGGCTACGCAGTGCTCCTAGCCACACAGGCGACCCCCAGTGGGCCTGGCACTGAGGGGATGCCCACGGTGGAGCCAGGCCTACAGAGGCGGCTTCTCAGGAACCTGGTCTCCTACTTGAAACAGAAGCAGGCTGCAGGGGTGATCAGCCTGCCAGTGGGTGGGTCCAAGGGCAGAGACAGCACGGGCATGCTCTATGCCTTCCCTCCCTGCGACTTTTCACAGCAGTACCTCCAGTCAGCACTGAGGACATTGGGCAAGCTAGAGGAAGAACACATGGTGATAGTTATAGTAAGAGACACAGCCTAG
- the MANF gene encoding LOW QUALITY PROTEIN: mesencephalic astrocyte-derived neurotrophic factor (The sequence of the model RefSeq protein was modified relative to this genomic sequence to represent the inferred CDS: inserted 4 bases in 2 codons) produces the protein MGTWRVGGRGGHPXQWGATARGLDLEEALLCGRGLVGRRRRRRRRVXRRMWATHGLAVALALSVLPGSRALRPGDCEVCISYLGRFYQDLKDRGVTFSPASIEKELIKFCREARGKENRLCYYIGATDDAATKIINEVSKPLAHHIPVEKICEKLKKKDSQICELKYDKQIDLSTVDLKKLRVKELKKILDDWGETCKGCAEKSDYIRKINELMPKYAPKAASSRTDL, from the exons ATGGGGACATGGCGTGTGGGAGGGCGCGGAGGGCACCC CCAATGGGGAGCCACGGCGCGCGGCCTGGACCTGGAGGAAGCGCTGCTCTGCGGGCGCGGTTTAgtcgggcggcggcggcggcggcggcggcgggt GAGGAGGATGTGGGCCACGCATGGGCTGGCGGTGGCGCTGGCTCTGAGCGTGCTGCCGGGCAGCCGGGCGCTGCGGCCGGGTGACTGCGAAG tttgtatttctTATCTGGGAAGATTTTACCAGGACCTCAAAGACAGAGGTGTCACATTCTCACCAGCCTCTATTGAAAAAGAACTTATAAAGTTCTGCCGTGAAGCAAGAGGCAAAGAGAATCGGTTG TGCTACTACATTGGGGCCACAGATGATGCAGCCACCAAGATCATCAACGAGGTGTCGAAGCCCCTGGCCCACCACATCCCTGTGGAGAAGATCTGTGAGAAGCTCAAGAAGAAGGACAGCCAGATCTGTGAGCTAAAATACG ACAAGCAGATCGACCTGAGCACAGTGGACCTGAAGAAGCTTCGAGTTAAAGAGCTAAAGAAGATCCTGGACGACTGGGGAGAGACGTGCAAAGGCTGTGCAGAAAAGTCTGACTACATCCGGAAGATTAATGAACTGATGCCTAAATACGCCCCCAAGGCAGCCAGTTCACGGACTGATTTGTAG